One stretch of Nicotiana tabacum cultivar K326 chromosome 18, ASM71507v2, whole genome shotgun sequence DNA includes these proteins:
- the LOC107823109 gene encoding uncharacterized protein LOC107823109: protein MGEDLITSLSIENYHPSTFLSMDSIATSHEESDRDMNRQIVLSRPPDINLPLSVESSPLPQSWNHDMFDMLDVGLGHQINECDKLLDLPKVGRKCAKRLDSVWGAWFFFNFYFKPVLKERSKCNFVQDSNGVSGFDKSDLQLDVFLIQHDMENMYMWVFKERSENALGKMQLRSYMNGHSKQGERPFPFSVDKGFMRSHKMQRKHYRGLSNPQCLHGIELVPSPNLSCIDEEEQKKWMELTGRDLNFSIPPEARDFSSWRNLPNTDFELQRPIPLPKSNSHLPSKKLLNGTSLNLSTQPSNHVNSNGLDLSSDCGKKRKDFFSHGSDEDCSLSTNPSSNRHQDGELHTIEPSWMNEFSGVMKNVSGPVAAARTIYEDEGGYLIMITLPFVDREKVKVHWWNNIDHGIIKITSVSTACPPFMLRNGRTFKLTDPSPEHCPPGEFTREIPLPTRIPDDAKLEAYFDNSGTVLELKVPKHGTTPEVHEVPVCLRPPNEFVLS from the coding sequence ATGGGGGAAGACTTAATTACAAGCTTGTCAATAGAGAATTATCACCCATCTACATTTTTGTCTATGGATTCAATTGCTACATCACATGAGGAATCAGATAGAGATATGAATAGGCAAATTGTGCTATCGAGGCCACCGGATATTAATCTTCCTTTATCCGTGGAGAGTAGCCCTCTGCCTCAATCTTGGAACCACGACATGTTTGATATGCTAGATGTTGGACTTGGACACCAAATTAATGAATGTGATAAGCTTCTTGATTTGCCTAAAGTTGGAAGGAAATGTGCTAAGAGATTGGATAGTGTTTGGGGTGCTTGGTTCTTTTTCAATTTCTACTTTAAGCCTGTTTTGAAGGAGAGATCTAAGTGTAACTTTGTTCAAGATAGTAATGGGGTGTCCGGATTTGATAAGTCCGATCTCCAACTTGATGTTTTCTTGATTCAACATGACATGGAGAATATGTACATGTGGGTTTTTAAGGAGAGGTCTGAAAATGCATTGGGTAAGATGCAGTTGAGAAGTTATATGAATGGCCATTCTAAGCAGGGTGAGCGTCCGTTTCCTTTTAGCGTTGATAAGGGGTTCATGCGCTCTCATAAAATGCAGCGTAAACATTATAGAGGCCTCTCCAATCCGCAGTGTTTGCATGGAATTGAGCTTGTTCCATCGCCCAATTTATCATGTATTGACGAGGAAGAGCAGAAGAAGTGGATGGAACTTACGGGCAGGGATTTGAACTTTTCTATCCCGCCCGAAGCCAGAGATTTCAGTTCTTGGCGGAACCTTCCCAATACAGATTTTGAGCTTCAAAGGCCCATTCCCTTACCAAAGAGCAATTCTCATCTCCCTTCGAAAAAGTTACTAAATGGAACTAGTCTCAACTTGTCAACTCAACCATCAAATCATGTGAACAGCAACGGTTTAGATCTCTCGTCTGATTGTGGTAAGAAAAGGAAAGACTTCTTTTCTCATGGAAGTGATGAAGATTGTTCCTTGTCAACTAATCCCAGTTCAAACAGACATCAAGACGGAGAACTACATACTATTGAACCATCTTGGATGAATGAGTTTTCTGGGGTAATGAAAAACGTGTCTGGGCCAGTTGCTGCTGCAAGAACTATATACGAAGACGAGGGAGGATACTTGATTATGATAACCCTACCTTTCGTTGATCGTGAAAAGGTGAAAGTTCATTGGTGGAACAATATCGATCATGGCATTATAAAAATAACATCTGTTAGTACAGCATGCCCCCCATTCATGCTGAGAAATGGTAGAACATTCAAACTAACCGATCCATCTCCAGAGCACTGTCCTCCAGGAGAGTTCACAAGGGAAATTCCACTTCCAACTCGAATACCTGATGACGCCAAACTAGAAGCCTATTTTGACAACAGCGGGACAGTTCTTGAATTGAAAGTTCCCAAACATGGCAC